One Corynebacterium aurimucosum genomic window, GGTGATGTAGGTGTACGTTGTGGCCACCGCCGGCCATGTCGACCACGGCAAGTCGAGCCTAGTCAAGGCGCTGACGGGAATGGAGCCGGACCGCTGGGAAGAAGAGAAGCGGCGCGGCCTGACCATTGACTTGGGCTTCGTGTGGACGAAGCTTGACTCCGGCGCCGATGTGGCTTTTGTCGATGTGCCGGGGCATGAGAAGTTCCTGGGCAACATGCTGGTCGGGGTGGGGCCCGCGCCGGTGGTGCTCTTTGTGGTGGCGGCCGATGAAGGCTGGCAAGCGCAGTCTACTGACCACCGGGATGCCCTGCGCGCCGTGGGAATCGAGCACGGAGTGGTGGCGCTGAGCCGCGCGGACAGGGCAGATGCCGCCCGCCGCGCTGAGGTAGTCGCGCAGGTTGAGACAGAGCTGGCTGGAACAGCGCTTGCCGACGCTCCCATCGTCGACGTCTCCGCAAAGACCGGCGAGGGCGTGGGGACATTACGCACTGAGTTGGACCAGGTACTCGCCGCTATGCCCGCGCCTGATCCCCAGGCGCGCGTGCGGTTGTGGGTCGATCGCGGCTTTAGCGTGAAGGGTGCGGGCACCGTGGTGACAGGAACGCTGGCGGCGGGGACTGTCTCGGTGGGGGATGAGTTGGAGCTTCATGGGCAACGCGTGACGGTGCGCGGAGTGCACAGTGAAAACAAGTCGGTGGATAGCGCCGGTCCAGTCACGCGCGTGGCCCTCAACCTTCGCGGGGTGGCCGCCGACCAGGTTCATCGCGGGGATGCACTGCTGAGCCCTGGGGGCTGGCGGGCGCTCGAAACCGTGGATATTCGCCGCACCTTTGGTACTGAGATGGCTGAGCTTCCCCAGAACCTCGTGGTGCACATCGGCACCGCGGGCGTTGGTGCCCGTCTGCGGCCATTAGGAGGTGAGTTCGCGAGGTTGACACTGGAAAGCCCGCTATCTCTCACGCTGCTTGATAGGTTCGTGGTGCGCAGCCCCGGCGGGCGACATGTAGCGGCAGGCTTCGAAGTCGTGGACATGCACCCGGCCGCGCTGAGTAGGCGCGGTGCAGCGAAGAAGCGCGCAGCTGAGCTAGAAGCCTTAGAGCCGACCAACCCGTCCGAGTGGCTCAAGCGCTGCGGCTACGCTTCGCGCGACGACCTCCTGCGCGATGGCTTTTCGGTGGAGGAAAAGCCGGCAGGGGTCATTGTTTTCCGCGAGTGGTGGATTGCCGCCCGCCAGGTAACCGCGTGGAAGAATGCCCTCGTTGAGGCAGTGGAAGCACATGCTGCGGCGAACCCGCTGTCCCCGGGGCTGACGAAGGCAGCGGCCATGGACGCGCTGAACCTATCGGAGCCGGCCCTGCTGGGGTTGGCGGTAGCGGCAGCCAAGCTCGAATCAGTAGATGGTGTGCTGCGCGTTCCCGGCAAGACCGTCGACCTTGGCCCTGCGGAGAAGGCAGTAGCTGAGCTCGAACAACGCCTGCGCGCTGAGCCCTTCGCTGCCCCGGAGGCAGAAGACCTCAAGGAATTGGGACTGGGCCCCAAGGAGCTCGCCGCCGCCGAGCGCGCCGGGCGCCTGCTCCGCCTGGCCAAGGGCGTTGTGCTTCTGCCTTCAGCTCCGCGTGCGGCTTTCGATGTGGCGGCACAGTTGGAACAGCCCTTCACCCTCTCGGCGGCACGTCAGGCCCTGGGCACGACGCGCCGGGTTGCTGTCCCACTGTTGGAGCACCTCGATGCCACCGGCGCGACCCGCCTAGTCGAAGGCAAACGCTTCGTGTGTGGGCCAAGGGAAAGAGCACCAAAGTAAAGGCACCATTTGCGGGCGGGTTTCAGAGAAATCCCAGGTCAATGAATTAGTGTAAGCGCATAAGGTGCCAGTTAAAAGGTGTCTTTAGGGGACGTGAAGGTACGCGAGCCGGTGGGCAGTGGTGAGGCAAGGGGATCCGCAGGCGTGGTGAACTCCCAGTCGGCATCAGGGTCGAGTGCCGGCGGGATGGCGGGATTGTTTGGGTCGAGCGGCAGCGGCGGGACCACAGGTGCGAAGAGCTCGGCAGACTGAGCCGGGGCAGCAGCGTCTTCGGGGGCGAGGGGAAGGTCCACTGCGATGCGCCCCGCGGCAGCATAAGCCCGAGCGACCAGGGAAGCACCTGATTGGGAGGCGGCCGCGAATGCGGTGGCCAGCGCCGGGGTATCGGAGAGTTCCCCGCACGGGCCGAGGACGAGGTTGTCGTGGGTGGCGAGGACGGTGTCGTCGAGAAGCGCAAGCGTCACGAAGAGCTGTTCGGTTCCCATCTCGCGCAGCTGATGTGTAGTGAGCTCTCCCTCCGCGACACGAACGAGAGCGCCGTGCCCACCGCTGAGCAGGGCAGTACCCGCTGGCTGATTGTTCGCGGGAATCATCCACGGGTCGAGCCCCAGAGCAACGGCCACCTCCACCTCACCGTCCACGATCTCGACGGTCGCATGTGTTGCTGCATTCATCGCCGCTGTGCGCAGCCGGTTCAGCGCTGGATACTCAGCGGACTCTTCGTCATCGAGCGCACCGAGAAAACCGAAATCCGAGCGGACGCGCCAGCCACCCGTAGTGGGGTCGGGGAGCAAGGACACGTCGACGAGCGCAGGCTGCTGCGCCAACCCCGGAATGCTCAACGCGGTAGAAAAGTTGACGTGCTCAAGAATCGCGACGTGCTCGACACCAAAATAAGACGGAGCCAGCGGATACAGCACCATGGTTGCGACAGTCACCTCGTGAGTCAGATGGGAAGCGATGGACTCCTTCCAAGCTTACGCAGAGGCCGGGTTAGACACGCTATAGTTTCCCACTATGGACTTAGCTACCATTGCCTTCGCTTTCAGCCTTGTGCTGCTGTCGGGCTTGTCGACGTCCATCGGAGGCGCCCTGGCCGTCGGAAAGCGGGAGCCAGGCCCGAAGTTCATGGCCACTGCTTTGGGGCTGTCTGCGGGCGTAATGCTCTACGTCTCCTTCATGGAAATCCTGCCGGAGGCCCTGAAGAAGCTAGAAAGCACCCTCGGGGACGAGGCGCGCGCCACCTGGACGATGATGGCGGCATTCTTCGCGGGTATTGCGATCATTGCCATCATTGACCGCCTTGTGCCCGAGGAGATTAACCCGCACGAGCCGGCCACCACCGAGGAGGACGCGCGGCGCAAACGGCTGATGAAGACCGGCATCTTTACCGCCTTCGCGCTGGCCATCCACAACTTCCCGGAAGGCTTTGCCACGTTTCTCTCAGGCCTCGAAGCCCCGGAGATCGCTATCCCCGTTGCCGTGGCTATTGCCATTCACAACATCCCCGAGGGCATTGCGGTAGCGGTACCTTTGCGCAGTGCAACGGGCTCACGCAAGAAAGCCTTCTGGTGGGCCACGCTATCTGGCTTGGCAGAGCCCCTCGGCGCCCTCATTGGCTTCGCGCTGCTGATGCCATTTATCGGGCCGATGACTTTCGGTATCTGCTTTGCCGTCATCGCCGGCATCATGGTGTTCATCTCCTTGGATGAGCTTTTGCCCACGGCGGAGGAGACCGGAGAACACCACTGTGCCATCTACGGACTGATCGCCGGGATGGCGGTCATGGCCGTCTCCCTCGCGCTGTTTATCTAAGGTCTATTTCACGCGCTCGGCGGTGGCCTTGACCGCCATGATGATGGTGACGATAACGGCGCCCAGAATAAAGCCGCACAACATCGACAAGCCGGTGTCCGCCAACCAGGCGAGGGCACCGTTGTTGATGCTCTCGGTCACGTGGTGGATAAAGCCATAAGGCTGTTCGGCGCCGAATTCGCTCAGACCCTTGACCACAATGTGGCCGCCGACCCACAGCATGGCGGCGGTGCCGATGATGCCGATGATATTGAGCACAATCGGCATGCCCTTCACCAAGGCGGTGCCCAGGGCGGAGTCACCATCGTGACGCTTGAGCAGGGCGACGCCGATGTCATCCATCTTGACTAGCAGCCCGACGGCGCCATAGACGCCCAATGTGAGGAGGACACCAACGGTGACCAAGGCGCCGAGGCGCAGCCAGAAGGGCTGATCAATGACCTCGTTGAGGGAGATCACCATGATCTCGGCGGAGAGGATGAGGTCGGTGGTGATAGCGGATTTCACCAGGGAGTCCTCGGCATCGGGGCCCTTTTCTTCCACGGTCTGTTCGTCCTTATCACCGCGGTGAAGGACAGCATGGAAGATCTTCTCTGCGCCCTCGAAGCACAGGTAAGCACCACCGCACATGAGGATAGGGGTGAGCGCCCACGGCGCGATCCACGACAGGATGAGCGCAATCGGCAGGATGATGACGAGCTTGTTGATGAGCGAGCCCTTGGTGATGCGCCAAATCATGGGCAGCTCACGCTGCGGCTTGACGCCCTGGACATATTGGGGCGTGACAGCGGCGTCGTCGACAACGACCCCGGCGGCTTTCACCGAAGTCTTTCCGGCCAATGCTGCCACGTCGTCGACGCTGGAGGCAGCGGAGCGGGCGATCAGGGCGACGTCGTCAAGCAGGGCAAAGAGACCACCGGCCATGGCTCACATCCTTTTAAGGTGGGGGAGAAGTACTCACCCTAGGTTACTCGGCAGGAACGAGCTCCACATTTTCTGCCCAAGTAAGGTCCATTCCCAGCGTGCGCAACCAATTCATGGCGTCATCGCCGTAGCGCGTGATGCCTTCGACGGCGGTCAGGGTCCGCTCCATGGCGCGCTCGGCCTCCTCGGCACTGATGAGGCCGTTGGAGGTGGCGGCGGCTAGCTCGTCAATATCGAGAACATCGACTGGCTCGCCAGAGGTGGAGACCAAGTCGACGTAGAGATCGCGGGTGGTCCACACGTCCCCGTCAATATCGATATCGGCAACGTCGATGTAGAAGTCCTGGTGCACATCGACGCCCTCGCGGAAGTGGAAGATGTTGGCGCGCAAGCCAAGGTCCGGCAGCAGCCAAGACTCGAGGTAGCCGAAGCGCGGGTGATTAGCGCCGCGGGCCATGTAGAGGCCAAAGTCGGTGACCCGGTAGGTGTCTACCTCGCGCTCGAAACCTTTCGGGTCGACGTTGATGTTGTCGGTGGTATTAAAGGTTTCTTGCTTGACTGGGTGCAGGTCTGTGCTCATTAGTTCACCTCGAGGTAAGCCGCGGTAGGTGGGAAGGAACACGAGGATTCAGCAGTGTTGACTGCGCCGGAGAGGACCGCCACGACGGTACCCTTGCCAGTCGTGGCACGGCCCGAGACCGTGGTTGGCCCATCGGTGTTGATGCCATTGTTGAACAGGGGAGTGGTGCCAAACTGGAAGGTGTCCAGGTTGAACCACTGAACGCGCATGGCGCCCTGCTCTTCCGCGGCGGTCGGGGTGCCCAGCGCGGTGAAGAGGAAGACGGTTTCGCCTTCACCTGCACCTGGGGCCGGCATATCGGTCGGGCCAGGCACAGCGATGGCGGAACCCACCGAATCGCCCTGCCCGCCGATGCACTGCGCGGAGACCGTGGGCCAGTAGAACTGGCGGAAGCCGGGGTTATTTCCCTCCGGCATGGCAACGCCGCCTTCGCCGCCTTCACCGGCGGTGAAATTAAGGGCGGTGAGGATGGCGCTGCGGGCTTCCTGCGGGATCCATGGCTGTGCCGCGAAAGCACGAACGCGCTCCTGCGTCTCCGGGGTGGGACGGCCGAGGCTGTCCAACGGGTTGCTGCTCTGTGGGATATTCACGAGCGAGGAGAGGTCGGGGGCGCCGGCGTGTGCGGGCGTGATGCTGAGTAGGCCCATCATCACGGCAGCAGTGAGTCCGGCGACGCCACGACGGGCGGAGCGGGAAGAGTGCTGTTCGGAAAAGGCCATGGAAAATCCTTGTGTGTGGGTGGGGGGCGTGACGGCAGAAACTAAATCACATGCGTCACAATAGTATCTGCTGCCACAATATTCACTTTTTTGATGTAGTCAACTCTCAATAGAGGACTACTGTGCGGTATGTCGGGTGTTGATATCAATTCGTTACATCCCGCAGCGCTCTGCGGGATCCTGCGCGATGCTGCACATCAAAGAGCTAGAGAGTATATTTAAGGGCCGTTCACATCGCTAACGCATCATGCTTTAAGGAGCACCCCACACGTGAGTAATACTGAGTTCCGTAACGTAGCCATCGTCGCGCACGTTGACCACGGTAAAACCACCCTCGTCAACGGCATGCTGGAGCAGTCCGGCGCTTTCGGCGACCATGGCGAACACTCGGATCGCGTCATGGACTCCAATGATCAGGAGCGCGAGCGCGGCATCACCATTCTGGCGAAGAACACCGCCATCCACCGCAAGGGCCTGGGCAAGGACGGCGGGGATCTCATCATCAACGTCATCGACACCCCGGGCCACGCCGACTTCGGCGGCGAGGTGGAGCGCGGTATCTCGATGGTCGACGGCGTCGTGCTGCTTGTCGACGCCTCCGAAGGCCCCCTCCCACAGACCCGCTTCGTGCTTACCAAGGCGCTGGAGGCGAAGCTGCCGGTCATCATTTGCGTGAATAAGACCGACCGCCCGGATGCCCGAATCGATGAGGTCGTTACCGAGGCCCAGGACCTGCTGCTGGAAATCGCCGCCGGCCTGGAAGATGAGGAAGCAGCAGCTGCTGCCGAGGAACTGCTGGATCTGCCGGTCCTCTACACCTCCGGCCGTGAGGGCAAGGCCTCAACCGAAAACCCAGGCAATGGCAACGTCCCGAACGCTGATGATCTGCAGGCGCTTTTCGACGTCATCTATGACGTCCTCCCTGAGCCCTCCGCCAAGGTCGACGCCCCGCTGCAGGCGCACGTGACCAACCTGGACTCCGATGACTTCCTCGGCCGTATCGCCCTGCTGCGTATCTACTCAGGCACCATCAAGAAGGGCCAGCAGGTGGCCTGGATACATTATGACGAGGAAGGGGAGATGCACACCAAGACCGTCAAGGTGGCAGAGCTCCTGCGCACCGTCGGCTTCCAGCGCCAGCCGGATACCGAGGCTATCGCCGGTGACATCGTGGCCATCTCCGGTATCTCCGACATCATGATTGGTGACACCATTGCGGACGTCGAGCGCCCAGAGCCGCTGCCGCGCATCAAGGTCGACGAGCCGGCTATTTCCATGACCATCGGCGTCAACACCTCCCCGATGGCAGGCCAGGGCGGCGGCGATAAGCTCACTGCCCGCATGGTCAAGGCTCGCTTGGACCAGGAGCTCATCGGTAACGTCTCCCTCAAGGTGCTGCCGACAGAGCGCCCGGATGCTTGGGAGGTTCAGGGCCGCGGCGAGATGGCCTTGTCCGTGCTCATCGAGAACATGCGCCGTGAGGGTTTCGAGTTGACCGTCGGCAAGCCGCAGGTGGTCACCCAGGTCATCGACGGAAAGACGATGGAGCCGTACGAGATGCTCACCATCGATTCCCCCTCCGAGCACCAGGGCGCTATTACCCAGTTGCTGGCCACCCGCAAGGGCCAAATGCAGTCCATGGATGTCCGCGAGGGCGACTGGGTCCGCATGGTTTTCCGCGTCCCCGCCCGCGGCCTTATCGGCTTCCGCACTCAGTTCATGACGGAGACTCGCGGCTCTGGTATCGCCAACTCCATCTCCGATGGTCTCGATGTTTGGGCTGGCGATATCAAGGCACGCCCGACGGGCTCGCTGGTGGCCGACCGTTCCGGCCAGATCACCGCCTACGCTCTGCAGCAGTTGGCGGACCGTGGTGACTTCTTCGTGGAGCCGGGCATGGAGGCCTACGAAGGCATGGTTGTCGGCGCCAATAACCGTGATGAGGATATGGATATCAACATCACCAAGGAAAAGAAGCTGACCAACATGCGCTCCGCTACCGCGGATGCCACCGTCACCCTCGCCAAGGCTCGGACCCTGTCCCTGGAAGAGGCGCTGGAGTTCTGTGGCACAGACGAGTGCGTCGAGGTCGGCCCGAACGTCCTGCGCGTGCGCAAGGTCGAGCTGTCTTCCACCGAACGCAAGCGTGCGGCCGCCCGCGCTAAGCAGCTCAACAAGTAACCACTGGGGATGCGTGGGGCGTCGTCAAGCGCCGCCCCAGGGTGGTAAAGAAGTACTTTCCGGAATTTGAGGTTGTGTGGAGTGGACCGTTTCCTGCCTCGGCTCGGCGTTATCCTCGCAGCCGCCCTGCTGACGGCCTGCCAGGCTAACCCTGGCCCGCCGCCGGTGGTGGACGAGGATGATCGCAGCGCCACTCCAACGAATTCCAGCACCACCGCCCCGCCACCTGAGGCAGCGCCCGAAGAGGACCTTCTGCCGAAGCGCAGCACCGTGGCCATCGGGGTTGACCCGCTGCGCGGCGGCCTCAACCCGCACCTCGTGGCAAATAATTCTGAGCTGGTCAACCAGATTGCGGAGCTAGTGCTGCCCTCTGCTTTCCACGGCACCGAGATGGACACGGATGTCCTGGAATCTGCCGAGGAGATCGAAGCCCCCGAAGGCGTTGCGATGCGTGTGCGCTATACCATC contains:
- the selB gene encoding selenocysteine-specific translation elongation factor, whose amino-acid sequence is MYVVATAGHVDHGKSSLVKALTGMEPDRWEEEKRRGLTIDLGFVWTKLDSGADVAFVDVPGHEKFLGNMLVGVGPAPVVLFVVAADEGWQAQSTDHRDALRAVGIEHGVVALSRADRADAARRAEVVAQVETELAGTALADAPIVDVSAKTGEGVGTLRTELDQVLAAMPAPDPQARVRLWVDRGFSVKGAGTVVTGTLAAGTVSVGDELELHGQRVTVRGVHSENKSVDSAGPVTRVALNLRGVAADQVHRGDALLSPGGWRALETVDIRRTFGTEMAELPQNLVVHIGTAGVGARLRPLGGEFARLTLESPLSLTLLDRFVVRSPGGRHVAAGFEVVDMHPAALSRRGAAKKRAAELEALEPTNPSEWLKRCGYASRDDLLRDGFSVEEKPAGVIVFREWWIAARQVTAWKNALVEAVEAHAAANPLSPGLTKAAAMDALNLSEPALLGLAVAAAKLESVDGVLRVPGKTVDLGPAEKAVAELEQRLRAEPFAAPEAEDLKELGLGPKELAAAERAGRLLRLAKGVVLLPSAPRAAFDVAAQLEQPFTLSAARQALGTTRRVAVPLLEHLDATGATRLVEGKRFVCGPRERAPK
- the zupT gene encoding zinc transporter ZupT, with amino-acid sequence MDLATIAFAFSLVLLSGLSTSIGGALAVGKREPGPKFMATALGLSAGVMLYVSFMEILPEALKKLESTLGDEARATWTMMAAFFAGIAIIAIIDRLVPEEINPHEPATTEEDARRKRLMKTGIFTAFALAIHNFPEGFATFLSGLEAPEIAIPVAVAIAIHNIPEGIAVAVPLRSATGSRKKAFWWATLSGLAEPLGALIGFALLMPFIGPMTFGICFAVIAGIMVFISLDELLPTAEETGEHHCAIYGLIAGMAVMAVSLALFI
- a CDS encoding DUF808 domain-containing protein — its product is MAGGLFALLDDVALIARSAASSVDDVAALAGKTSVKAAGVVVDDAAVTPQYVQGVKPQRELPMIWRITKGSLINKLVIILPIALILSWIAPWALTPILMCGGAYLCFEGAEKIFHAVLHRGDKDEQTVEEKGPDAEDSLVKSAITTDLILSAEIMVISLNEVIDQPFWLRLGALVTVGVLLTLGVYGAVGLLVKMDDIGVALLKRHDGDSALGTALVKGMPIVLNIIGIIGTAAMLWVGGHIVVKGLSEFGAEQPYGFIHHVTESINNGALAWLADTGLSMLCGFILGAVIVTIIMAVKATAERVK
- a CDS encoding DUF402 domain-containing protein, which produces MSTDLHPVKQETFNTTDNINVDPKGFEREVDTYRVTDFGLYMARGANHPRFGYLESWLLPDLGLRANIFHFREGVDVHQDFYIDVADIDIDGDVWTTRDLYVDLVSTSGEPVDVLDIDELAAATSNGLISAEEAERAMERTLTAVEGITRYGDDAMNWLRTLGMDLTWAENVELVPAE
- a CDS encoding Rv1157c family protein; its protein translation is MAFSEQHSSRSARRGVAGLTAAVMMGLLSITPAHAGAPDLSSLVNIPQSSNPLDSLGRPTPETQERVRAFAAQPWIPQEARSAILTALNFTAGEGGEGGVAMPEGNNPGFRQFYWPTVSAQCIGGQGDSVGSAIAVPGPTDMPAPGAGEGETVFLFTALGTPTAAEEQGAMRVQWFNLDTFQFGTTPLFNNGINTDGPTTVSGRATTGKGTVVAVLSGAVNTAESSCSFPPTAAYLEVN
- the typA gene encoding translational GTPase TypA, which encodes MSNTEFRNVAIVAHVDHGKTTLVNGMLEQSGAFGDHGEHSDRVMDSNDQERERGITILAKNTAIHRKGLGKDGGDLIINVIDTPGHADFGGEVERGISMVDGVVLLVDASEGPLPQTRFVLTKALEAKLPVIICVNKTDRPDARIDEVVTEAQDLLLEIAAGLEDEEAAAAAEELLDLPVLYTSGREGKASTENPGNGNVPNADDLQALFDVIYDVLPEPSAKVDAPLQAHVTNLDSDDFLGRIALLRIYSGTIKKGQQVAWIHYDEEGEMHTKTVKVAELLRTVGFQRQPDTEAIAGDIVAISGISDIMIGDTIADVERPEPLPRIKVDEPAISMTIGVNTSPMAGQGGGDKLTARMVKARLDQELIGNVSLKVLPTERPDAWEVQGRGEMALSVLIENMRREGFELTVGKPQVVTQVIDGKTMEPYEMLTIDSPSEHQGAITQLLATRKGQMQSMDVREGDWVRMVFRVPARGLIGFRTQFMTETRGSGIANSISDGLDVWAGDIKARPTGSLVADRSGQITAYALQQLADRGDFFVEPGMEAYEGMVVGANNRDEDMDINITKEKKLTNMRSATADATVTLAKARTLSLEEALEFCGTDECVEVGPNVLRVRKVELSSTERKRAAARAKQLNK